The following coding sequences are from one Rutidosis leptorrhynchoides isolate AG116_Rl617_1_P2 chromosome 11, CSIRO_AGI_Rlap_v1, whole genome shotgun sequence window:
- the LOC139877610 gene encoding F-box/FBD/LRR-repeat protein At1g13570-like has product MDSSVLLNIDNNTKRRFITSTELDRISYLPENLIDSILEKLPIQDAVRTNVLSKKWEYKWTTMSSLVFDKYFSEKFAKNGVFGRNGFIRITNQVFNFFKGPILKLHLHIPNMALDSFQEVDQWILSLSRDGVIRELVLTNSNQRYQLPRYFFHCLELRMLELENCTFKPPHDFQGFLYLKDLVLKDIEFGANLHGTIINLPQLNVLKLCACTNVYNFKINSTNLVMLVVRNCPDATLLQLLHCKCLSAVGIVFQKPIQGVERINLASLLSNMPCLWGFVIDGYFLGFSIEEKIPKWLPHPANSLKHLSLQNFKFGDLFQLQGILCILRNSPNLERLDVDNEGLRNVYLDVKPAITYLEASDCLDQTLNRLKTINMMHVERSRALLLFIKLLLDHSPTLENISIRPNATADAFEKYNFAKDVTRFPRASSKAELHYLYSDCMHICCGFSFVMFCMLWNLTNVIHKIGKLVIEKF; this is encoded by the exons ATGGATTCATCTGTTCTTCTGAATATCG ATAATAATACTAAGAGGAGGTTTATAACTTCTACTGAACTGGATAGAATCAGTTACTTGCCAGAGAATTTGATTGACTCGATTTTAGAGAAGCTCCCAATTCAAGATGCTGTGAGGACAAACGTTTTATCAAAAAAATGGGAGTACAAATGGACCACAATGAGTTCGCTAGTTTTTGATAAATATTTCTCAGAAAAGTTTGCCAAAAATGGAGTTTTTGGGCGTAATGGGTTTATTAGAATCACAAACCAAGTTTTTAACTTTTTCAAGGGTCCTATCTTAAAGTTACATCTTCACATACCAAACATGGCTCTTGATAGCTTTCAAGAAGTCGATCAGTGGATTTTATCCTTGTCAAGAGACGGTGTTATTAGGGAACTCGTCCTTACGAATTCAAACCAACGTTATCAACTTCCACGTTATTTTTTTCATTGTCTAGAATTGAGAATGCTAGAACTTGAAAATTGTACCTTTAAGCCACCACATGATTTTCAAGGATTTCTCTATCTCAAAGATCTCGTGCTTAAGGATATTGAGTTTGGGGCTAACTTGCATGGAACTATCATCAACTTACCACAACTTAACGTGCTGAAACTGTGTGCATGCACCAATGTTTACAATTTTAAGATAAATTCTACAAATTTGGTCATGTTAGTGGTCAGGAATTGCCCTGATGCAACTTTGCTTCAGTTATTGCATTGTAAATGTCTTAGTGCGGTTGGTATTGTTTTCCAAAAACCCATTCAAGGAGTTGAAAGAATCAATTTGGCCAGCTTGTTAAGTAATATGCCATGTCTTTGGGGTTTCGTTATCGACGGGTATTTTCTCGGG TTTTCTATTGAAGAAAAGATTCCCAAGTGGCTTCCGCACCCGGCTAATAGTTTAAAGCATCTCAGCTTACAAAACTTCAAATTTGGTGATTTGTTTCAACTTCAAGGTATTTTATGCATTCTTCGGAACTCGCCTAACTTAGAACGACTCGATGTGGATAATGAG GGTCTTCGGAACGTGTATTTGGATGTGAAACCAGCAATAACTTATTTGGAAGCGTCTGACTGTTTGGACCAGACATTGAACCGATTAAAAACTATAAATATGATGCATGTAGAAAGATCAAGAGCCTTGTTGCTGTTTATAAAGCTTTTACTTGATCATTCTCCCACTCTTGAAAACATATCAATCCGGCCCAATGCAACTGCTGATGCTTTTGAAAAGTACAACTTTGCTAAGGATGTTACGCGGTTCCCTCGAGCTTCCTCGAAAGCAGAGCTTCACTACTTATATTCTGATTGTATGCATATTTGTTGTGGGTTTTCATTTGTCATGTTTTGTATGTTGTGGAACTTGACAAATGTAATACATAAAATTGGAAAGCTGGTTATTGAAAAATTCTAG